AGGATTCAATAAGAGCTCTTCTAAGATTTACAGCTCCATGTCCTTCTTTTCTCCAGCAACCAAAAGTCCATTTCCCCAGAGTTACACCTCCTGTGCAATTTACTAAGACTCTATCAGGTGTTATAACTCCTTCTTCAAGTCCAGCAAGCGCAGTAATTATTTTAAATGTTGAGCCCGGTGCATATAGTCCTTGAGTTGCTCTATTAAGCAAAGGATTTTTGGGATTGTTTGTTAATTCATTCCAGTATTGCGGTGGGACACCTTCCACAAATTTATTAGGGTCAAAGGATGGAGAACTTACTAATGCTAATACTTCGCCAGTATCAGGTTTTATAGCAACAAAAGCTCCTGAGTAGTTTTCAAAAGCTCTATATGCCGATTCCTGAAGTAGAGCATCAATTGTTAAGTATAGATCTTCACCCTTTATAGGTGGTGATTCTTTAATAAGCCTTAGTTCTCTGCCAAGTGCATCAACTTCAATAATTTTTTCTCCCGGAATTCCAATCAGAATATCATCAAATAATTTTTCCAGTCCAGTTTGCCCTACCTGAAAATAGGATGGTAATTTTTGATATTGAGGATTACTCTTTATCTGTTGTTCTGTGATTTTACCGAGATATCCCAGTAAATGAGCAGTTGCATGACCAAAAGGGTAATGTCTTTTAAGTTCTGTTTCTATTATCAACCCCGGTATTTCAGAACGTCTTGCTTCAAGCATAGCTATTTCTTTGAATGTTAGATCTTCTTTTATTTTTATAGGAATATAAATACTTTCAGTTTTTGTGTTAAGTCTATTCTGTAATTCTTCTTGAGGAATGTTTAAAATTTTAGATAGTAAATTTAAGTCTATTTTATCTGCATATTCAGGTGAAATTAATGCTGCAAATGAAGGAATATTCTCAACAAGAGGGATTCCATTTCTATCATAGATAATTCCCCGGGGAGCAGGGATTTTTATTATTCTGATTCTGTTTTGTTCTGCAAGTTGTTTGTATTTATCTGCGTTAAGAATTTGAATTTGCCAGAGTCTCAGTAAAAGTATAAAAAATATTACAAATATGGTACCTAAAAATAGGAAATCTTTTTTTTTCATGGCTTTCTCCTGCTTAAAATCAAGCCAATTGGGATATTGATAAGTCCTCTAAGAAATACGGCCTTAAAAAGCTGGGTATTAAAGCTAAAATCAAAAAAGTATATCATAATCAAACTGCTAATAATCTCATCAATTATAGTAAAAACAAATATCACAAGAGCCTTAAAAATTTCTGTCCAGTGAAAAAAGAGTTGTCTTACCAATACTATTAACAAAACACCTGTAATTGTTTTTGATATTACCGCGGGACCAATTATTCCTTGAAAAAAGTCTTCTATTAGTCCGATCATTACAAAAAATAAAACAGGTAATACTTCTGAAGGTGCTATTTTCTTTTGTTCTACCTCAGGGAAGAAGTAGTCTATAACAAAAAGATAAATCAGTAAAAATGAGAAATTAAAACTTATATTTCCAATTGTAAAAATCTGTTCAATAAAAAACGCGGAAAATATAAGTACGCTCCACTTGGTTAGATGTCTCATATCAGGCTTTTAATTATAGCGACTTCTTCAATTGTTAAGTCTGATTGGTAGGGTACAACATCTATATTCTGAAAAAATCCCTTTTTCTTTTCTATTTTTTTTACAACTCCAACCTTAATTCCTTCAGGGAAAATACCGTCTGTTCCAGAGGTAATTAATCTGTCTCCAACCATTATGTCTTCTTCTACAGGAATATATTTAAGAATACACATATTTGTTCCTGTGCCACTTACTATACCTTCTGAACGAGTCCTTTCCACTCTCACAGCTACTGAAAAATTAGTATCAGTTAGTAAGAGTATTTCTGAAAAGTGAGGAGATGTAGAAATAACCTTACCTGCTAATCCGTTGAGTGTTATTGCTGGCATATCTGTTTTAATTCCATCTTCACTTCCTTTATCTATCCATAGAGTTTTTAAAAATCTATTTGAGCCTGTACGAATTACTTTTGCTATTGTTACAACTTCTTTCTTTTTTTCTTTTAAGTTTAACAGCTCTTTTAGTTTCCTGTTTTCCTGTATAAGTTCATAGTAAGATTTCTGTTCCAAAATCATTTGATACAACTGTTGTTTTAATTTCTTATTTTCTTCTCTAAAAGAGTAAAGTTCAACAAAAAAGTTTTTTAAATACTGTAAAGGTGATATTAAGGGCGAAACATCAAATTTATTAAAGCTTATAGCTCTTTTTGATTGATAACTTATCAAAAAAAAGCAGACTAAACATATACCAATTACTATTAAAATAGTTGTTTTTTTTATCATAAATTAACATTAAGAGAAACTCTACTGAGAAGATCAAGTTTGTCAAGCATTGCGCCACATCCTTTTACAACTGCTCTAAGGGGATCATCAGGAATCACTACAGGAACACCAGTATGTTCTCTTATAAGAATATCTAAACCTTTCAATAGAGCTCCTCCACCTGCTAAAACTATTCCTTTGTCTGCTATATCAGAGGCAAGTTCAGGCGGTGTATTTTCTAGGGTAACTTTAATTGTTTCCAGAATAATTGTAATAGGTTCCTGTAAAGCTTCTCGTATTTCTTCTTCAGTGATAGTTATTGCTTTTGGAATTCCTGTTATCAAGTCTCTTCCTTTAATCTCCATAGTTTTATTTGAATTCATAGGATAAGCACTGCCGATATTTATCTTTATCAGTTCAGCAGTTCTTTCTCCTATCATCAGGTTATACTTTCTTTTGATATAAGCTATTATTGCTTCATCCATTTTATCTCCACCAACTTTTACTGCTTTTGAACATACAATACCATCAAGAGAAATTACAGCAACATCTGTGGTTCCTCCACCAATGTCAACAATCATATTACCTGAAGGCTCGCCAACAGGAAGTCCAACCCCGATTGCTGCAGCCATTGGTTCTTCTATAAGATAAACTTCTCTTGCACCTGAAGCAATTGCAGCATCTTTAACAGCTCTTTGTTCAACCTGAGTTATACCTGATGGTACTCCAATTATAATTCTCGGAGAGATAAAACATTTTCTATTATGAGCTTTTGTAATAAAATACTTGAGCATTTCTCCTGTAGCATCAAAGTCTGCTATAACACCATCTTTAAGGGGTTTTATAGTAATAATGTTGGCTGGAGTTTTCCCCATCATTTCTTTTGCTTCTGTTCCAACAGCAATAACTTTCTTATTATCTCTTCTCATTACAACAACTGATGGTTCATCGCATACAATCCCCTTGCCTTTTACATAAACCAGAGTATTTGCTGTTCCAAGATCAATTGCCAGATCATTGGAAAATTTTCCTGCTAATTTTTGAATAAACACAATTATCCTCCCCTGAAGACTTTGATTATTTTTATTTTATAATATTTAATGTTTATTCTTCTATGACCGAAGTGTTAGCCAGATGATCGCCTAATCTTTTGCCATCTGGATCTCCTATCATAAGTATGAATTCAAAAGCAAAAAATGCAATACAGACTATCCAGCCAAGAATGGGTATCAATAAAAAAAGTGTTGAAAACGCTAAAGGTAAATTTCTGAGGATAGAATCTCTAAAGTCTGCATTAACATTTCTTTCTATATTGATAACTTTTAGTCTTAAAAGTTTTTTTCCAATACTACATCCCTTAAACAAACCGTCACTAATTAATAGATAAAAAATTCCTATAAAAAGTCCTCCTTCATGAAGAAATTTCCAAAATACTACAACAATTAAGATATCAATTAATTTAGATATTGATCTAAAGAAAATATTGCTGTAGTTTGGTTGAGTATTAACCATTTTTATTGTTCTATTATTATTTTAAATGTTTTATAATATCTTAGCACTTGCCTCTTTTTAATGTAAACAATTATGATAGGATACAATAAAATTTGTTGATAAAGCAAAATTGAAAATAATAGAAATTACTTCAGGAGGGTAAGATGGATAATAAAACCGCAAAGGGAAGTTGCTTTTTAAATTTTATTATTTTTTTGTTTTCTCTTTGCTTTATATCGTCGAGTTATGGTGAAATTATTGCTAAACCAGGTACTTTTGACCACTATCAGATTGATGCACCCGATGTATTTATAGCTGGTAATGAATATAAAATATTTATCTATGCTCTTGATGCCTTTGGTAATCCTGTTACCATGCCTTCGGAAAGTCTTAAAGAATATAAAATAACTGTAACTGGTTCGGCTGTAATCTTTCCTGATCATTTTAAGGCGAATGAAATAACTATATCAGGTTTGGCAGTTAAGTTTAAAGATGAAAAGGCAGAAGAGGTTAAGATATCACTCTATGAAGTTAACAGTCCTTTCCCTGTAACTGAAAAAAGAATAAAAATTTTACCAGCAGAGATAAATAAACTTGATATAAAAGGTCCTGCTTCAGTAAGAGCTGGAAGTGATTTTGAAGTATCGATTTCAGGTAAAGATCGTTTTAATAATACAGTTTGTAAGGATTTTGACCCTAAAGATTTGAATTTATTTTTTAAAGGCGATGTTTCTCCACAGATAAAGGAAATTCAATATTCCCCAGAGAACTGTAATGTAAAAGTTAAACTTGTTTCAGATAAAATTGGAAATATTTATATTGAAGCAGATTTATTAAATAAAAACATCACAGGTAAAAGCGAAAAAATTGAGGTTTTAAATGGTCCTGTAAATTCATTTATTGTTAATGCACCTGAAACTGCTATTGTAGATGAGCCATTTGATATAACCATATTAGCAATTGATAAATTCAATAATTTTGTTAAAGATTTTGCTACACAAAAAGAAAGAGTAATAATAGAAGTACAAGGGAAAGGCTATATCTTTCCTACTGAGTTATCATCTTATGCTTTTTCAGAAGGTAAGGCAAAAATAAGCCTACGTTATGATAGACCTGAAGATATAAAAATATTAGTTAAGGTCTCCAGTGACAGTTCTATAAGAGGAGAAAGCGGGATTATAAAAGTTACTCCACCAAAAGTAAAAAGATTTGAGGTAATATCCCCTGAGACAGTCATCGCAGGACAAAGATTTAAAGTAAAAATTATAGCTTACAATCAGCTTGATAAGATTATGTCAAACTATAATTTATATGGTAGCACAGTTATATTGAAAACATCAGGTTCAGGTAGTATTACTCCAAATAAAATTCCTCCATCAGAATTTATAAATGGAGTTGCTACTGTAGAAGTCATGTATGATAAAGCCGAGAAATTTAATATTTTTGCTACATTAGAAGAAAAGGAGATCCCTTCCACAGAAATTAAGACTACTGAAAAAAAAGTAGAAAAACCAAAAGTAGCTGACAAGAAAAAAACAAAAAAATCGAAGAGAACAGAGAAAAAATCTGTAAGCAAAGGTCAGGTTTTGGATCTTAAAAATATTTCTCTTGTTGAAACAAAAAATGCTGCTACATTAACTCTTTTCATACCAGATATTGACAAATATGGAGGTTACTCACCAAAAACAAAAAAAGAAGGCAAGATAATGTCAGTAATAGTTGAGGTTTATCCTGTTAAAAACAAATTAGAAACTCCTGTTAAAATTGAATCTGATTTTATAAAAGAAGTTTCTGTATCTGAAAAAGATAACAAGGTTATAGCTAATATAATCCTTAAAAAACCTCTTAAATATCATCTTGTAAAGAAAAAAGATGAACTTGTTGTAGAGTTCAGGAGACCTTAATGGGTTTATTCGATAAACTCAAAGAAAAATTAGTAAAAACAAAGAAAAGTATTGTTGAAAAGATAGAAGCAGTAATCCCCACAGGTGGGAAAATAGATGAATCAACCATAGAAGAAATTGAAGAAATTCTTATTTCTTCAGATGTGGGAGTTAAGGCAACAGATGAAATTGTAAGTATATTGAGAAAAAAAGTTAAAGAAGGTAATGTTAAAAATTTTACTGATGTTAAAATTATTCTTAAGGAAGAGCTTGTAAATCTTCTAAAAAACAATAATTTTCTGAATTTAAAGAGTAAGCCATCAGTCATTCTTGTTGTAGGAGTAAACGGGGTTGGAAAAACAACGACAATAGGAAAACTCGGTCATAAATTTATTCAGGAAGGTAAAAGTGTTGTTTTTGCAGCTGCAGATACATTTAGAGCTGCAGCTATAGAACAGCTTGAAATATGGGCAAAAAGAGTAGGAGCAGATATTATTAAACATAAAAGTGGAGCTGATCCTGCTGCTGTTGCTTTTGATGCAGTTGAGCATGCTAAAGCAAAAAATAAAGACATAGTAATCATAGATACAGCAGGGAGATTACATACAAAACAACCATTAATGGAAGAATTAGGAAAAATAAACAGAGTTATAAAAAAATCAATTCCAGATGCACCGCATGAGACTTTACTGATACTGGATGCTACTACCGGACAAAATGCAATAAGGCAGGCTTCTCTTTTTAATGAAATTATAGGTTTAACAGGCGTTGTTGTTACAAAGCTTGATGGAACAGCAAAAGGGGGCGTTATTTTTGGAATTAAAAAGGAGATAGGTATTCCTGTTAAGTTAATCGGTATAGGCGAAGATATTGATGACCTGAAAAAATTTAATCCACACGAATTTGTAGAAGCTTTGTTTGATTAAATTGCGGGGAGAGGATTTGAACCTCTGACCTTCGGGTTATGAGCCCGACGAGCTACCAGACTGCTCCACCCCGCGAACATTTTTAATATAACTTAAAAAGTGAGATTATGTCAATTGTATGGAAAAGATTGTAATTGCCTCAAGAAATAAGAAAAAGATAGAGGAAATAAAAAGAATTATTGAAGGACTAAATATTGAACTGCTCTCTGTTGATAATTTCCCTAATCTTGAAGAAGTTGTGGAAGATGGTTTGACTTTTGAGGAAAATGCTTTGAAAAAGGCAAGATATGTATCTAGCCATACAGGACTACCTGCTTTGGCAGACGATTCAGGATTGGAGGTTAATGCATTAGGTGGAGCTCCAGGTGTAAGATCAGCAAGATATGCAGGAGAGAATGCTACTGATGAAGATAATATAAGAAAACTTTTGGAAGAATTAGAAGGAATTCCTTTAGAAAGACGAAATGCGAGATTTGTATGCTGCATAGCTTTAGTTTTTCCAGATGGCAAAGAATATTTGTTCTGGGGTTATGTAAGAGGTAAAATTGCAGAAACTGCAAGAGGAATTCATGGTTTTGGATATGATCCTGTATTTATACCTGAAGGATTTCAGAAGACTTTTGCTGAGATGCCATCTCATGAAAAGGATAAGATAAGTCACAGAAAAGAAGCTCTTGACAAATTAAGAGATTTTTTGGTAAAATGTGCGCCAATTTTATAAGCAAAACTTATTATAAAATTATAAAATTTAAGTTGCTTTTTAAGCAATAATAAGTTAAATTATAAACCAAAAGCTTAATTCTAACCCCTACTAAAAAGGAGGAAAAAGTGAGATTAGTATTTTTAGGTGCTCCAGGAGCAGGAAAAGGCACCCAGGCAAAAAGGCTTGTAGAAAAGTATGGTATCCCCCAGATATCCACTGGCGATCTTCTAAGGGCAGCTGTTGCTGCAGGAACTCCACTTGGTAAAGAAGCAAAAGCATATATGGACAGAGGAGAACTTGTCCCTGATAGTGTTGTCTTAGGAATGGTTAAAGAGAGACTTTCTCAGGATGATTGTAAAAAAGGGTTTATTCTTGATGGTTTCCCAAGAAACGTTGCTCAGGCAGAAGCCCTTGATAAAATGCTTGCTGAGATGAATATGCCTTTGGACCTTGCATTAAATCTGGATGTCCCTTTTGATGACTTGATGAAAAGACTCACAGGAAGAAGGACCTGCAAGTCCTGTGGACAGATGTACAATATTTATTACTCTCCCTCTAAGGTAGAAGGTAAATGTGATAAATGCGGTGGGGAACTTTTCCAGAGAGATGATGACAAAGAAGAAACTATCAGAAAGAGGCTTGAGGTGTATAAAGCTCAGACTGAGCCATTGATTGATTACTATTCTAAAAAAGGAATTTTAAAGAGTGTAGCTGGCACAGGTAGTATAGATGAAATATTTAACAATATCTGTGCAATCTTAGAAAAAAAGTAAATTAAAGGAGGAAAGGTATGCCAGAAGTAAGAATTAAAACTCTACCCCCACCTCATGGTGGAAAACTCGTTGACAGGGTTGTACGTGACCCTGAGATGGCAAGAAAGCTGATGCAGAAATGCTCAGCAGTTTATGACATTAAACCAACACTTTTCAAAGGTAATCCTGTAAGAAATGTTTACAGAGAGATTATGTCCGTATGTTACGGTTTCTTCAGTCCAGTTGAAGGTTCAATGACAAAGGCAGAACTTGAGAGTGTTCTTGAAAAAAGAAGACTTCTGAGTGGCTGGGTTTTCCCATATCCAATCCTTTTTGATATTTCAGAAGATGATTTAAAGCAACTCCGTCAAAAATATGGAGATATCGGACCTGGTGATTGGCTCCTTTTAAGATTAAAGGGTGAGCCTTTTGCAATTCTTGAGATTGAAGAAATCTATGAAATTGTTCCTGGCGATGTAGCAGTTAGAACCTTTGGTACTCCAGAGAAAAACCCAGAGGTTGTAAAGGTTCCATTTGACCAGAAACACACTGGATACAATATTTACTGTTCATTGAATCCAATCATTCTTGCAGGAAAATATACAATTATCAATGAGCCTAAATTTAGACCACCTTTTGACAGATTCTGGTATCCACCAAAGAGATCAAGAGAGGAGTTTGAAAAGAGAGGATGGACAACAGTTATTGCCCATCAGACAAGAAATGTTCCTCACACAGGACATGAAGCATTGATGAAGAATGCAGCATATATTGGTGATATTAAACCATGCGATGGTATTGTCGTTAATGCAATAGTTGGTGCAAAGAGAATCGGTGACTTCCCAGATGAAGCAATAGTTGAAGGACATGAGATGATTCATCTTGCTGGCTACATTAAGCCAGAGCGTCATCTTGTAACCTTCACACTCTGGGATATGAGATATGGAAACCCGATAGAATCTCTTATTCACGCAGTAATAAGACAGAACATGGGTATTTCATTCCACATGTTTGGAAGAGACCATGCAGCACTTGGTGAGTACTATGATATTTATGCAACTCAGATACTCTGGTCGAAGGGAATTCCAAGCTTTGGTTTTGATGCTCCACCATACGAGGTTGACGGTGGATTCTATATAAGACCACAGAACATTGCTGAGTTCTGGTATTGTCCAAAATGTAAAGAGTTTGCATACTCTGAAAACTGTACTCATAAGGGTATCTACTCAAGATACTCTGGAAGCTTTATTAGAGGACTTATTAATGAAGGCGTAATGCCGCCACCTGAAATATACAGACCTGAAGTTTACAAGGTTGTGGTAAAGTGGTGGCAGAAATTTGGATATCCATTTAACAATGAGAAGTATCTCAAAGAGAGAGAGGAGAGATTAGAGGTAGATCTCTCTCATATGGAACTTCCAGCTCACTTAAAAAAATAAAGGAGGTGAATAATGGCTAAGTTTTTTGGAGTAGTAATTGATGAAAAGAGATTGGCAGCTATAAAGGGTACACCCCTTGAAGAAAAAGTTGAGCCAATTTTTGGTGGAGCATTAAAAAGACTCGTAATTGAAGTTCCTGATGACCTCGGGCAGAAGGTTATTGAGCAGTTCTCTAAGGCAAGATTTGATGCCAGAGGCTTCATTGAGGAGACACCAGCTGCATTTAAAAGACTTGTTTTTAAGAAAATTGTAGAGATGAAGTCTTTGGGACCAGAAGTCATAGAAGCTGCTGTTGCTGAGATTCCATCAATAAAAGATGATATTGAAAAGGAAGATAGAGAGCTTCCAGTTCCTGATATTGATATAAGTGATGTGCTGGAATTACAGAAAAATCCAGTACAAAAACCAGCATAAAAAAACAAAAAAGGAGGTTAAGCTATGCCAAGTTTTGTAATTCAAGAAAAGTGTGACGGTTGCAAGGCACAGGACAAGACTGCATGTCAGTACATCTGTCCTAATGACCTTATGACACTGGACAGAGAAAAGATGAAGGCTTACAATCAGGAGCCAGATCAGTGCTGGGAGTGCTACAACTGTGTAAAAATCTGCCCTCAACAGGCAATTGAAATCAGAGGTTACGCAGATTTCTTCCCACTCGGAGCAAGCGTTATCCCAATGAGAGGTCAGGATGCCATTATGTGGACAATTAAGTTCAGAAATGGCGCAATTAAGAGATTCAAATTCCCAATAAGACTTACACCTGAGGGATACTGGAAGGCTGAAAACATTTATGAGGGATTACCTGAGCCTGACTACTCAAAGATTAAAGGTCCTGGCTACTTCAATTATGAAGCCAGAAAAGAGTAAAAAATATTAAGAAAAAGGAGGTATTAAAATGGAAAAAGAGACTTGCACATTTTCATACTGTCAGAAGCCAGAAACAGTAGTTGTTGAGACCGATTTACTCATAATCGGTGGTGGTATGGCTGCCTGTGGTGCTGCATTTGAGGCTTGCAGATGGGCAACACCAAAGGGAATTAAAGTAACAATGGTTGACAAGGCTGCAACAGACCGTTCTGGTGCAGTTGCCATGGGTCTCAGTGCTATCAACACCTACATTGGTGAGAATAAAGTTGAGGACTATGTAAGATATGTCCGTGCAGACCTCATGGGAATCATCAGAGAAGACCTTGTTTATGACCTTGGAAGACATGTAGACAATTCTGTTCACATGTTTGAGGAATGGGGTCTTCCAATTTGGAAAAAGAGCGATGATGGATGGTCACTTGATGGCTTTCAGGCAAGAGACCAGGGCAAACCAAAACTTAAAGATGGTGGAGTTCCATGCCGTTCTGGAAAATGGCAGATAATGATCAACGGTGAATCTTACAAAGTCATCGTTGCAGAGGCAGCAAAAGCAGCCCTTGAATACAATAGAAAAGCTCTCAACATTCCACAGAACCATTTTGAGAGAGTATTTATTGTTAAACTCATCAAAGATGCAAAAGAGGCAAACAGAGTAGCTGGTGCAATTGGCTTTAGTGTTAGAGAAAATAAAGTATATGTATTTAAAGCAAAGGCAATACTCAATGCATCTGGTGGTGCAGTTAATGTATTTAGACCAAGATCAACACGTGAAGGACAGGGTAGAGCCTGGTATCCTGTATGGAACTCTGGTTCTGGATACTATCTTGGCATGAGCGTTGGCGCTGAGATGACAATGATGGAAAACAGATTCGTTCCTGCAAGATTCAAAGATGGATACGGACCAGTTGGTGCCTGGTTCCTCTTCTTCAAAGCAAAAGCTACAGATGCCCTTGGTAATGATTACTGTTCAAAAGAAACTCCAGAGTTTAAAGATGCTCTCCAGAAATACGGAAAGTGGGCAGATGCTCTTGGAACAGCAATAAGAAACCATCTTATGATGCAGGCTATGAGGCAAGGTAGAGGTCCTATCCTCATGAATACACACACAGCCATGCAGGAACTTGCAAAACAGATGGATCCAAAGAGACTTAAACACCTTGAAGCAGAAGCATGGGAAGACTTCCTTGACATGTGTATCTCCCAGGCAGGACTCTGGGCAGCCAATAACGTTGAACCAGATAAAGTTCCATCTGAAATTATGCCAACAGAGCCTTATCTCCTCGGTTCACATGCAGGTTGCGCAGGCTTCTGGGTAAGCGGACCTGGAGATATACCAGGTACACCTGCTGAGTGGTTCTGGGGCTACAACAGAATGAGCACAGTAGCAGGTCTATTCATGGCTGGTGACATTGTCGGAGCTTCCGGACATAAATTCTCCTCTGGTTCACATGCTGAGGGTAGAATAGCTGCAAAAGCAGCCATTGCCTTTATACTTGACAATGCCAGCTATACACCTGAATTAGCAGCAAATATAGATGAACTTGTTGCTGAGATTTATCTGCCATTTGAAATTTATGAAAAATACAAGACATATTCTACAGACCCAGCAGTCAATCCATACTACATCAGACCAAATATGTATCAGGCAAGACTTCAGAAGATTGCTGACGAATACTTCGGCGGAGTCAGCACCTGGTACATGACCTCAAAGACAATGATTGAGGAAGGTCTTAGAAAACTTCAACTTCTTAAGGAAGACGCTGCAAGACTTGCAGCAGCCAATCTCCATGAGCTTCTCCGTTGCTGGGAGAACTATCACAGAGCACTCTCCCTTGAGGCTCATGCAAGACATATCCTCTTCAGAGAGGAATCCAGATATCCTGGTTACTACTACAGAGGCGACTTTGACTTTGTTGATGATAATAACTGGCGTTGTTTTGTCAATTCAGTATATGATCCAGCTACTGACACATTTACACTTAAGAAAGTTCCATACGTCCAGATCATTCCTGATTAATATGAGGGTGAATAAGGGAGGGAGGCAACTCCCTCCCTTTAAATTCTTGGTTTTTGGTTTAAATTAAAAATTCGTAATGCAGTTTTAAAACTGTATTACGAATTTTTATGTTTAAGATAATTCGATAAAGGAGGCTGAGAATGCATCATAATGGTAGCCCAAACAGAGTCTTGGTTATTGGTGGGGGATTTAGCGGTTTGACTGCAGGAATTGAGGCTGCCGAGACAGGTGCAGAGGTGATAATTGTTGAAAAAAATCCCTATCTCGGTGGAAGAGTTGCCCAGTTAAATAAATATTTTCCTAAAATCTGCCCACCTCTATGTGGACTTGAGATTAATTTTCGCCGTATTAAAACAAATCCTAAGATAACATTCTACACTATGGCACAGGTTGAATCTATTTCTGGCGGACCTGGAGACTATACTGTAAAAATAAAAGTTAATCCAAGATATGTTAATGAAAATTGTACTGCCTGTAATGCCTGTACAGAAGCATGTCCTCAGGAAAGGGATAGTGATTTCAACTTTGGTTTGAACAAAACTAAAGCCATTTATATCCCCTTTGAACAGGCTTTTCCCTTAAGATATGTTGTTGATAGAAACACCTGTCCAAAGGATTGTCCTGCTCCGTGTGTGGAAGCCTGTAAATACAATGCAATAGACCTTAATATGCAACCTGAAACTATTGAGGTTAAGGTTGACTCCATAGTAG
The nucleotide sequence above comes from Thermodesulfovibrio aggregans. Encoded proteins:
- the aprB gene encoding adenylyl-sulfate reductase subunit beta, coding for MPSFVIQEKCDGCKAQDKTACQYICPNDLMTLDREKMKAYNQEPDQCWECYNCVKICPQQAIEIRGYADFFPLGASVIPMRGQDAIMWTIKFRNGAIKRFKFPIRLTPEGYWKAENIYEGLPEPDYSKIKGPGYFNYEARKE
- a CDS encoding DUF6955 family protein, yielding MAKFFGVVIDEKRLAAIKGTPLEEKVEPIFGGALKRLVIEVPDDLGQKVIEQFSKARFDARGFIEETPAAFKRLVFKKIVEMKSLGPEVIEAAVAEIPSIKDDIEKEDRELPVPDIDISDVLELQKNPVQKPA
- the aprA gene encoding adenylyl-sulfate reductase subunit alpha, whose protein sequence is MEKETCTFSYCQKPETVVVETDLLIIGGGMAACGAAFEACRWATPKGIKVTMVDKAATDRSGAVAMGLSAINTYIGENKVEDYVRYVRADLMGIIREDLVYDLGRHVDNSVHMFEEWGLPIWKKSDDGWSLDGFQARDQGKPKLKDGGVPCRSGKWQIMINGESYKVIVAEAAKAALEYNRKALNIPQNHFERVFIVKLIKDAKEANRVAGAIGFSVRENKVYVFKAKAILNASGGAVNVFRPRSTREGQGRAWYPVWNSGSGYYLGMSVGAEMTMMENRFVPARFKDGYGPVGAWFLFFKAKATDALGNDYCSKETPEFKDALQKYGKWADALGTAIRNHLMMQAMRQGRGPILMNTHTAMQELAKQMDPKRLKHLEAEAWEDFLDMCISQAGLWAANNVEPDKVPSEIMPTEPYLLGSHAGCAGFWVSGPGDIPGTPAEWFWGYNRMSTVAGLFMAGDIVGASGHKFSSGSHAEGRIAAKAAIAFILDNASYTPELAANIDELVAEIYLPFEIYEKYKTYSTDPAVNPYYIRPNMYQARLQKIADEYFGGVSTWYMTSKTMIEEGLRKLQLLKEDAARLAAANLHELLRCWENYHRALSLEAHARHILFREESRYPGYYYRGDFDFVDDNNWRCFVNSVYDPATDTFTLKKVPYVQIIPD